A single genomic interval of Thermoplasmata archaeon harbors:
- a CDS encoding NAD(P)-binding domain-containing protein: MKLAILGTGHVGQALAKGLSKTRHEVTFGSRDPSKADVPPGTKVETMRRAAAWAEAAILAVPYSALKDTIEAAGLGNLKGKTVIDPTNVLSPSGELALGFTTSGAEELAKLVPDASVVKAFNTIFAQNMASGRLAGQPLTLPVAGDDPKAKAVVMALGRDIGFEPVDAGPLKAARYLEPMGMHLISLGYGQRMGTAIGYRLVRGRG, translated from the coding sequence ATGAAGCTCGCGATTCTGGGAACGGGTCATGTGGGCCAGGCCCTCGCCAAGGGTCTCTCGAAGACGAGGCACGAGGTCACGTTCGGTTCCCGGGACCCGTCCAAGGCCGACGTGCCCCCGGGCACGAAGGTCGAGACGATGAGGCGGGCCGCGGCGTGGGCCGAGGCGGCGATCCTCGCGGTCCCGTACTCCGCCCTGAAGGACACGATCGAGGCCGCGGGCCTGGGGAACCTGAAGGGCAAGACGGTGATCGACCCGACGAACGTCCTCTCGCCCAGCGGGGAACTGGCCCTGGGATTCACGACGTCCGGCGCCGAGGAGCTCGCCAAGCTCGTGCCCGACGCGAGCGTCGTCAAGGCGTTCAACACGATCTTCGCGCAAAACATGGCCAGCGGCCGACTCGCAGGGCAGCCGCTCACCTTGCCCGTCGCCGGGGACGACCCGAAGGCCAAGGCCGTGGTCATGGCCCTGGGACGGGACATTGGGTTCGAGCCCGTCGACGCGGGTCCGTTGAAGGCCGCGCGTTACCTGGAGCCCATGGGCATGCACCTGATCTCCCTGGGCTACGGCCAGAGGATGGGGACGGCCATCGGGTACCGGCTCGTGCGCGGCCGCGGTTGA